The sequence CAGACAAGTTTGGCACCATGTTCTCCGGCTCAGGCGTTGTGGATTGGAATAACACTACAGGATTCCAGACGGGCGAGGAACCGCCCATGGTGGTCATCTACACGATGGCCGGCAACAACAGCCGTTGGTCCGAAGGCGAGCCCTTCACGCAGGGCCTTGCCTACAGCAACGACCGGGGCCGCACCTGGACTAAATATGCAGGCAATCCCGTGCAGGGACGCTTGAGGATGGCCAATCGCGATCCTAAAGTTTTCTGGCGCGCGGAAACGCAGGAATGGGCCATCGTGATGTTCTTGCGAGAGGGCCGGGTAGCCTTCTTCACGTCGCCGAACCTCAAGCGCTGGGAATTGCACAGCGTTATGGAAACCGACCGCGACGAGTGCCCAGAATTAGTCGAATTGGCGGTGGACGGCGACAAGAATAACACGAAATGGGTCCACTATTCCGCCCATGGTGATTACTTTATCGGCGATTTCGACGGTAGAGCATTCACAAAGGAAACGGAACGCGTCCGCTTTAACTACGGCAATTGCTTCTATGCGTCCCAAATCTTCAACGATATTCCCAAGGAAGACGGCCGGAGCATTCAGATCGCCTGGGGTAACGTCGATTTGCCGGACATGCCCTTTAATCAGATGATGACTTTTCCCGTGTCGCTGACTCTGCGATCAACCGATCATGGCCTGCGGATGTTTGCGTATCCTGTCGAGGAAATTAGCAAGCTTCACGCCAAGGAGTACAAGTGGGAGGATGAGGATCTCGCACCCGGCAAGAACCTATTGAAAGGCGTGAAGGGAAATCTCTTCGACATCGACGCCGAAATCGATCTGGGCGATGCCGATGAGGTGGGGTTCGAAATCAATGGATTTCCTGTAACCTACAATGTTAAGGAAAACCTTCTTATCGGCGGCGAAGGTAAGGAAGGAAACGAGTTTAGCGCAGGCACAACGGTAGCAACGCTCAAGCCCATCGACGGTAAGATTCGCCTGCGCATGCTCGTGGACCGACCTTCAGTAGAAATCTACGCCAACGATGGCCTCGTCTACATGCCCATGCAGGCCGTCCGCAACCTGAACAATAAGTCACTGAAGGTCTATGCCAAGGGCGGCTCGGCGCACATACAGAAGCTAACCGTCCACGAGCTTAAAAGAATATGGCCTTAAGCGAGCCAGGCCATAAAGATCAGCTCCTCGCAGGTCGATGTTAGTAAGATCTGCGCCGCGCAAATTGATCGTGCTGACGACTCGGAAATA comes from Pirellulaceae bacterium and encodes:
- a CDS encoding GH32 C-terminal domain-containing protein gives rise to the protein MSISRTITTILLSAVMCMCTTHSFAADREIDIKGKYLNFPVSEKADKCLISLKIHGEKVREFVINLAPGEPDYWVYLEVQDFIGKRGELVAWEVSNKQIKGFESVYSADTFPGEADLYKEELRPQIHFSSKRGWNNDPNGLMYYKGEYHLFYQHNPFGWAWGNMTWGHAISTDLVHWVEQGDKLHPDKFGTMFSGSGVVDWNNTTGFQTGEEPPMVVIYTMAGNNSRWSEGEPFTQGLAYSNDRGRTWTKYAGNPVQGRLRMANRDPKVFWRAETQEWAIVMFLREGRVAFFTSPNLKRWELHSVMETDRDECPELVELAVDGDKNNTKWVHYSAHGDYFIGDFDGRAFTKETERVRFNYGNCFYASQIFNDIPKEDGRSIQIAWGNVDLPDMPFNQMMTFPVSLTLRSTDHGLRMFAYPVEEISKLHAKEYKWEDEDLAPGKNLLKGVKGNLFDIDAEIDLGDADEVGFEINGFPVTYNVKENLLIGGEGKEGNEFSAGTTVATLKPIDGKIRLRMLVDRPSVEIYANDGLVYMPMQAVRNLNNKSLKVYAKGGSAHIQKLTVHELKRIWP